A part of Myxococcus landrumus genomic DNA contains:
- a CDS encoding S8 family serine peptidase, whose protein sequence is MKRWVWLGVLGGVMACTKVPGNKPVEPENVCPGTEQLSLSTPLQSQKAQPQEDGAESVLITYRPRASVSAKVSADAFADEARRMGADVKHRFSSINTVAARVTPETRAALARNPDVLHVEPDRPVHAFALPSSVLPSLVLGVGPNTSGSTGEYTQGLKQVQAPDVWDNGGDGVLDTNAPTGSGITVCVIDSGWDNRHPELAAAYAGGRDFLDNDDEPLDQGKENGVIVWGGGHGTHTAATIAAQLGAGAHVRPGEDPNGVVGVAPTVKLLIARVLNTNGDGSTSAVIAAMEWCISKDANIVSLSLGSSEPSEAERLVFEKAHAEGLVAVAATGNRGTPNPSYPAAYATVIGVGAVDFNGERASFSQYGPFVKLVGPGVGVLSATIMGGAPYADVQSDGTRYPSEPLEYTAVGAYTGKLVHCGQGERVASCGEGATCDGFVALVDRGGGILFQEKALNAIRAGAKAIIIGNNTTEDGAGNFTLTDPEDYWVPTTSVTLASANTFRGMVGQQVTVDVTGLDYMRQSGTSMATPHVAGVAALVWSACRALTHEQVRDILFESAADLGDTGRDDLYGHGLVQAKRAVDLALQRCPPPAP, encoded by the coding sequence ATGAAGCGTTGGGTCTGGCTGGGGGTGCTCGGAGGGGTGATGGCATGTACCAAGGTGCCAGGCAACAAGCCCGTCGAGCCCGAGAACGTCTGTCCTGGAACCGAGCAGCTCTCGCTGTCGACTCCTCTTCAATCCCAGAAGGCACAGCCTCAGGAGGATGGAGCGGAGTCGGTGCTCATCACCTACCGCCCGCGTGCCTCCGTCAGCGCCAAGGTCAGCGCGGATGCCTTCGCCGACGAAGCCCGTCGCATGGGCGCGGACGTGAAACATCGCTTCTCCAGCATCAACACCGTGGCCGCTCGGGTGACGCCCGAGACGCGCGCGGCGCTGGCCCGCAACCCCGACGTGTTGCACGTGGAGCCCGACCGCCCGGTGCACGCGTTCGCGCTGCCCTCGAGCGTGCTGCCTTCGCTGGTGCTCGGCGTGGGGCCCAACACGAGCGGCTCCACGGGGGAGTACACCCAGGGCCTGAAGCAGGTGCAGGCCCCGGATGTCTGGGACAATGGCGGCGACGGAGTCCTGGACACCAACGCACCGACAGGGTCGGGCATCACGGTTTGCGTCATCGACAGTGGCTGGGACAACCGTCACCCGGAGCTTGCCGCGGCGTACGCGGGGGGCCGGGACTTCCTCGACAACGATGACGAGCCGCTGGACCAGGGCAAGGAGAACGGCGTCATCGTCTGGGGCGGCGGTCACGGCACCCACACGGCGGCCACCATCGCGGCGCAACTGGGGGCGGGCGCACACGTGCGTCCTGGAGAAGATCCCAACGGCGTCGTGGGCGTGGCGCCCACCGTGAAGCTGCTGATTGCCCGGGTGCTCAACACCAACGGGGACGGCAGCACGTCCGCGGTCATCGCGGCCATGGAGTGGTGCATCTCCAAGGACGCGAACATCGTCTCGCTGTCGCTGGGGTCATCGGAGCCCTCGGAGGCGGAGCGGCTGGTCTTCGAGAAGGCGCATGCCGAGGGCCTGGTGGCGGTCGCCGCCACGGGCAACCGGGGCACGCCGAATCCCTCCTATCCCGCGGCCTATGCCACGGTGATTGGCGTGGGCGCGGTGGACTTCAACGGCGAGCGGGCGTCCTTCTCGCAGTACGGCCCGTTCGTGAAGCTGGTGGGGCCGGGCGTGGGCGTGCTGAGCGCGACCATCATGGGCGGCGCCCCCTACGCGGACGTCCAGTCCGACGGCACGCGCTACCCCTCCGAGCCGCTGGAGTACACCGCCGTCGGCGCGTACACGGGGAAGCTGGTGCACTGCGGCCAGGGCGAGCGCGTCGCCTCGTGCGGCGAGGGCGCGACGTGTGACGGCTTCGTGGCGCTGGTGGACCGCGGCGGCGGCATCCTGTTCCAGGAGAAGGCGCTCAACGCCATTCGCGCGGGGGCCAAGGCCATCATCATCGGCAACAACACCACCGAGGATGGAGCGGGCAACTTCACGCTCACCGACCCGGAGGACTACTGGGTGCCGACGACGTCCGTCACGCTCGCCTCCGCCAACACGTTCCGGGGCATGGTGGGCCAGCAGGTGACGGTGGACGTCACGGGCCTGGACTACATGCGCCAGTCCGGCACCTCCATGGCCACGCCCCACGTGGCGGGTGTCGCCGCGCTGGTGTGGAGCGCTTGCCGCGCGCTCACCCATGAGCAGGTCCGCGACATCCTGTTCGAGAGCGCGGCGGACCTGGGCGACACGGGCCGTGACGACCTGTATGGCCACGGCCTGGTGCAGGCCAAGCGCGCGGTGGACCTGGCCCTCCAGCGCTGCCCGCCCCCCGCGCCCTGA